The proteins below are encoded in one region of Telopea speciosissima isolate NSW1024214 ecotype Mountain lineage chromosome 10, Tspe_v1, whole genome shotgun sequence:
- the LOC122642057 gene encoding transcription factor TGA2.2-like, which yields MGSRTVRPGAENDKEAAGGMPSFIPQLPASHAVGTEGNNTPSSRVSDFGALDNSVGFRIEDAVGLGRNPVFNLTKSTGQTTTLDPLQFGNFAKSLVSSDVTPLASRAVPQRFPSHKGQPNLGSIPSGHFENWGDSTMADASPQTDTSTDVDTDDKNQRIETGQSQSTAIVASDSSDKSKGKTGDQKTLRRLAQNREAARKSRLRKKAYVQQLESSRLKLSQLEQELQRARQQGIFISSSGDQAHSMSGNGALAFDIEYARWLEEHNRQINELRGAVNSHASDNELRVIVEGIMAHYDDIFRLKGTAAKADVFHMLSGMWKTPAERCFMWIGGFRSSELLKLLINQLEPLTEQQLVGICNLQESSQQAEDALSQGMEALQQSLAETLASGSLGPSGSSGNVANYMGQMAMAMGKLGTLEGFLHQADNLRQQTLQQMHRILTTRQSARALLAIHDYFSRLRALSSLWLARPRE from the exons atgGGGAGTAGAACAGTGAGGCCTGGTGCGGAAAATGATAAGGAAGCAGCAGGCGGGATGCCGAGCTTCATTCCTCAACTACCTGCTTCTCATGCAGT TGGCACAGAAGGAAATAACACCCCTTCTTCTCGAGTTTCCGACTTTGGGGCGCTGGATAATTCTGTTGGATTTCGCATAGAGGATGCTGTTGGCCTCGGTAGAA ACCCTGTATTCAATCTAACAAAGTCAACTGGACAGACTACTACTTTGGACCCTTTGCAATTTGGAAATTTTGCTAAG TCTCTTGTTTCCTCCGATGTAACGCCACTTGCTTCTAGAGCTGTGCCTCAGAGGTTTCCATCACATAAGGGACAACCAAATCTGGGTTCTATACCTAGTGGTCATTTTGAAAACTGGGGAGACTCCACAATGGCAGATGCCAGTCCTCAGACTGATACATCAACAGACGTGGATACTGATGATAAGAATCAAAGG ATTGAAACCGGTCAGTCTCAGTCTACTGCTATAGTAGCTTCTGATTCTAGTGACAAATCAAAGGGCAAAACAGGGGATCAGAAG ACACTTCGTAGGCTAGCTCAGAATCGTGAAGCTGCAAGGAAAAGCCGCTTGAGgaaaaaa GCATATGTCCAACAGTTAGAGAGCAGCAGACTGAAGCTGTCACAACTTGAGCAGGAGCTTCAGAGAGCTCGTCAGCAG GGCATTTTTATTTCGAGTTCTGGAGACCAAGCTCATTCAATGAGTGGAAATG GGGCCTTGGCATTTGACATAGAGTATGCACGGTGGCTTGAAGAGCACAACCGACAGATCAATGAGCTGAGGGGAGCTGTCAATTCCCATGCAAGTGACAATGAACTCCGTGTTATTGTGGAAGGCATCATGGCACACTATGATGACATTTTTAGACTTAAGGGCACTGCAGCAAAGGCTGATGTCTTTCACATGCTATCAGGAATGTGGAAGACGCCTGCAGAGAGGTGTTTTATGTGGATCGGTGGTTTCAGGTCATCTGAACTCCTTAAG CTTCTCATTAACCAATTGGAGCCTTTAACTGAGCAACAATTGGTTGGCATCTGCAACTTGCAAGAGTCATCCCAACAGGCTGAGGATGCCCTTTCTCAAGGGATGGAAGCATTGCAGCAATCCCTAGCTGAGACATTGGCAAGTGGATCTCTTGGCCCCTCTGGGTCATCTGGGAACGTGGCAAACTACATGGGCCAGATGGCTATGGCCATGGGAAAGCTTGGCACACTTGAGGGCTTCCTTCATCAG GCTGACAATTTGCGGCAACAAACTCTTCAACAAATGCACCGGATACTAACAACCCGGCAATCGGCCCGTGCCCTACTAGCCATACATGATTATTTCTCTCGGCTTCGTGCTCTTAGTTCTCTCTGGCTAGCCCGTCCACGGGAGTGA